The genomic interval AATGATTGCATATGCAGTTAAATATCTCAGTTAAAGAAGATTGAACATTGAAGCATAgcataattttaaagtacaaCTAGCTTGATACATTCAACATTTTAGATAATCATTGACCAACTCGAAAGATCAATATTCTAAAAAGTATTCTCCTGGTAAAAGAGAGAATCACCGAATCTAGGATTACCCACACTATGCAATAAGTATGTTAACGAAATCTCAGATCTCACACGCTATAGAATCAAGTATGGAATTAACACCAAGTGGCTGTGTTTGGTTGTTCGGCAATTAACCAAATTATTGACAAATCAGAACAAAAGTGTAATTGTACACATTTATCACAGTACAAACAAACGCCTTACTTTGCAGCTCTCATGTAAACTTTGAGAAAGTTGGGGTCCACTGTGGCAGCCATCATGCAGTCCTCTAAAGCTTCCCTCATCCTCCCAAGAGAGATCCTTGTAGCTGCACGATTGCTATAGCAAAGAACAAGAGGTTTGATGCAGCATCCTGCAGTCTCACTCAAAGGGACAGAGTTGATCCCCTGTGTGTAAAAGTCCTCAGCTTCAgtcaaattattgtttttataagcTTGATTTCCCCTAATACAGACAAAAGATTAGAACATTAGATACGTAATTGATGTTATAGGAGGCAACAtggaattaagaaattaatgtcATAATATATAATGACTCAAGCAACCTTAGATAATAACCAAATCAGTTATCGGATACCTGAGTCGCCACATCTCGCAGGTTTCCTGGAAAGCAGCAGTGGGCGAGACAGTTCTCTGCTTGACCTCTTCAGCTGCTTCGAACTTATTCTGCACTTTGtcttcatatttattttcttcttcaccaTTGACTGTTTTGCAAAGCGAAGAACTGGCTTGATGTGAAAAGCTCACCTTATCATTCGGACTTGGAGAGATCACAAAAGAATTATTACCAACTTTCTTCTTACTTTTCTTTCGGagtttacattttctcaaagtTAGACCCCCATCAGCAGAtgataaagaagaaaaggtaAAATATTTGCAACCATCTACTTCTGAAGCAAAACAATATTTTCCACTTTCATGACTATCAGTGTTCATGCCATCTGCATGCTCTGCAGAAGCAACAGCATTGCCACTGCCCCTCTGCAACTGCTCTTGCTTGAAACTGGGGCAAGCAGTTTCAGATCTAAAAACAAACTCTTTCCAAGGACTCTCCTTATTTGATTCTGTAAACTTTTGATTAGCTACCTCATCATCACCTTTTTGAGCAGTGGCAAAGCTTTTATCGTCCAGGTCAGTAGTAACAGCAGCGTGAGAAGTGGAGGGTGCAAGACCATTGTCTGGATACAAGGGCTCTTTTGATGTCACACATTTTTCCTGTGAAGGTTGATCATTCACTGTAGTTTCCATATAGGGAGAAAAATCCATGGGTGAGTAACAATCGGGGGTACTTGGGCTTTCCTGTGAACTGCTTTGCCTTGGCATATGAACCTGCTTCTGCCCTTGCTTAAGAGAAGGTTGCTTCGACTTTCCCCCCGTTTTCTTTGATCTTTTGTCCTTTATTGATTTACTCTTTACACTAAATTCCAGTTTCTTGTTCGGTTCAGTATACAGACTTGCTTTAAAACAAGACGGATCCCAGTTGGGTATTACAAATTCTGTAAAGCTCATCCCTAATTCATGTTGAGTATTTGTAGGACTACTCTCATCCTTCTGAGCTCCCACCATAGAAGGCATCTCAGAAACATTATCATTTTGCTGGGATTCAAAACTGTCTGATGACAATGAAGCCCTTCCAGTAGCCACATTATTCTGCGTCTCAGAATTTACTTTGGAACTCTTAGGAAGTCCTGCCTGACTCATAAATGACTGATAATTCTGATCACTATTACAATTGCCAAAATTATCTCTAGCCATTTGGTCAACAGCTGCAGTGTGACCTAATATGTGCTCATCAGCACGACCTGAACTTCCATCAGAAGAACTAGAAGGCTTTATACCACCACTAAACACAAAAATAGTGTCAGCATTAGAGCATGAATTcttatttgattcatttttcGTTTCAGTGCTATCATCATTCTCATCCTCATTAATGTTCAGTTTCTGCATCTCCCCAGGGAGTTTAAATTCTGGATCTGTAGTAGAAGCACTGCCCAGAACATTACTACTACAGCTTTCAGATGCAATGTTGCTTTTCTTATTGACATCAAAATCAAGATTACCATTTTCAGCCTTTCCAATGTTATCGGCATTTCCAAAACTTTTGCTGTCCAACTTCACATCATTTGAACAATTCAATATACCACAATCATCAGAACAGGAACTTTTCTTCTTGCCACCGCCAAATACAAAAATACCCTCACCATAACCCTCACAGCAGCTGAAACCTCCATTACCATCAAATCCAGCTTCACTAgctttcactttctgggactcCATCTTACTTTCTACTTCCTTTTTCCCCTGATTGTCAGAAActttttttccattattttcaataaaatcacTCCCTTGTGGAGTCAAGTTCGAGGCTGAGATATTACACCAATTAGCACCAAACACAAAACCCAAACCAGAATCACTAACATTCCCATTACAATTACTCTTTTTGCAATTTGAACTTGACCCCAAATCATTATGAGTAACACCAAACTGTTGGTTGGAAGCAGACTTTTTCAGAGTCTCAACGACTTCTTTCTtcgaatttaaattcaaacatgAATCATCTCCTAAGCCCGACTTTGCTGTACATTCACCACTAGTGCTTCTCTTTTCAAAGTTCAAGTCTGCTCCAACACTACTACTAAAATTAGCACCAAATACAAAACCCCCATTCTCATTATTCACAAAACAATATTCATTCGATACCCTGGCTTCATCACTCACCCCATTATTAGACAATGACGAATCAAAACTACAACTATTACTATTT from Citrus sinensis cultivar Valencia sweet orange chromosome 9, DVS_A1.0, whole genome shotgun sequence carries:
- the LOC102610136 gene encoding uncharacterized protein LOC102610136; protein product: MSPAAAAAAVEADFQSPFTVKPSSSSSANPNIFNPFSCTNGRLQTQNQSHNAINTNSSPGLHDAKEFHVGDGNRFVSSNGSRVGSVRRPRIMKAKKQIRRSRASATETEAGLGFNPFQSTGEDAGPINSNSCSFDSSLSNNGVSDEARVSNEYCFVNNENGGFVFGANFSSSVGADLNFEKRSTSGECTAKSGLGDDSCLNLNSKKEVVETLKKSASNQQFGVTHNDLGSSSNCKKSNCNGNVSDSGLGFVFGANWCNISASNLTPQGSDFIENNGKKVSDNQGKKEVESKMESQKVKASEAGFDGNGGFSCCEGYGEGIFVFGGGKKKSSCSDDCGILNCSNDVKLDSKSFGNADNIGKAENGNLDFDVNKKSNIASESCSSNVLGSASTTDPEFKLPGEMQKLNINEDENDDSTETKNESNKNSCSNADTIFVFSGGIKPSSSSDGSSGRADEHILGHTAAVDQMARDNFGNCNSDQNYQSFMSQAGLPKSSKVNSETQNNVATGRASLSSDSFESQQNDNVSEMPSMVGAQKDESSPTNTQHELGMSFTEFVIPNWDPSCFKASLYTEPNKKLEFSVKSKSIKDKRSKKTGGKSKQPSLKQGQKQVHMPRQSSSQESPSTPDCYSPMDFSPYMETTVNDQPSQEKCVTSKEPLYPDNGLAPSTSHAAVTTDLDDKSFATAQKGDDEVANQKFTESNKESPWKEFVFRSETACPSFKQEQLQRGSGNAVASAEHADGMNTDSHESGKYCFASEVDGCKYFTFSSLSSADGGLTLRKCKLRKKSKKKVGNNSFVISPSPNDKVSFSHQASSSLCKTVNGEEENKYEDKVQNKFEAAEEVKQRTVSPTAAFQETCEMWRLRGNQAYKNNNLTEAEDFYTQGINSVPLSETAGCCIKPLVLCYSNRAATRISLGRMREALEDCMMAATVDPNFLKVYMRAANCHLVLGEIENAQHYYHKLLNSVAAVCLDRRITIEAADGLQKAQKVTEYINCSGKLLEQKTSEAASSALERINEALSISSCSEKLLEMKADALYMLRKYEEAIQLCEQTLPVAEKNFAAVLTDNGSVTYSLARLWRWRLISKSYFCIGKLEVALDLLQKLEQVGSISDRYGSEILESSMSLAGTIRALLHHKSAGNEAFKSGRYTEAVEHYTVALSTNIESRPFAAICFCNRAAALQALGQIADAIADCSLAMALDENYTKAVSRRAALHEMIRDYTQATNDLQRLVSILENQSAEKAKQSRSPGRTINSRDLRQACRHMSSMEEDAKKGELLDFYLILGVKASDTAADIKKAYRKAALKHHPDKAGQFLVRTENGDEGRLWKEIAHEVHKDADRLFKMIGEAYAVLSDPTKRSEYDQEQEIRKATKESPRNSHYGRSSDAYGYADRSSRRQSRQDNWKTYGNSYSRW